Proteins from a single region of Sporosarcina sp. P33:
- the dctP gene encoding TRAP transporter substrate-binding protein DctP: protein MRKNYLISFLLILTVIILAACNSSADDGEKIVEKVAADEKEKITLKLATAQADTHSMTEHVFKPLMEKVTEQTDGQVEFEFYPAEQLGKAADLYDLVSTGVADIGYYVAAYTPNEMPISSALLGIPGLYKTAYEGTMTYHDLIDNSPILETDFLNNGVRPIFNYDAPGNELWSKKKPIKTPQDIKGLKVRVTGEVLNHAMIALDANPVNITLSDMYEGFDRGVYDVLNLNAQSTRDYGMAELIKYGTRGMGFGSVAAGLVINEKVFQGLPEDVQQIIQQVGEELTESNAIRSDEYISETFEKFTEDGIEVYELTEADKEAWNNYFAEIEADWVDKVNKPEFQETLTAFKEISEKYR, encoded by the coding sequence ATGAGAAAAAATTATCTGATTTCATTCTTACTGATCTTGACTGTTATTATTTTAGCAGCATGCAACAGCAGCGCTGATGATGGCGAAAAAATAGTTGAAAAAGTCGCAGCAGATGAGAAAGAAAAGATTACGCTGAAACTTGCTACGGCACAAGCTGATACTCACTCTATGACTGAACACGTTTTTAAACCGTTGATGGAAAAAGTAACAGAGCAAACTGATGGTCAAGTTGAATTTGAATTTTATCCTGCAGAGCAATTAGGAAAAGCTGCTGATTTATATGACTTAGTCAGTACCGGCGTAGCAGACATAGGTTACTATGTTGCGGCTTACACCCCTAATGAAATGCCTATTTCAAGCGCATTGCTGGGGATACCGGGCTTATATAAAACTGCTTATGAAGGTACTATGACGTATCATGATTTAATTGATAATAGTCCTATTTTGGAAACGGATTTCCTGAATAATGGCGTCAGACCTATTTTTAATTATGATGCTCCCGGGAACGAATTATGGTCAAAAAAGAAACCTATCAAAACTCCGCAAGATATTAAAGGATTAAAAGTTAGGGTTACAGGCGAAGTGTTAAATCATGCAATGATTGCGCTTGATGCAAATCCAGTAAACATTACACTGTCAGACATGTATGAGGGGTTTGATAGAGGAGTTTACGATGTGTTAAATTTAAATGCTCAATCTACCAGGGATTATGGAATGGCTGAATTGATAAAGTACGGAACTAGAGGAATGGGCTTTGGCAGTGTTGCGGCAGGTTTAGTTATTAATGAGAAAGTGTTTCAAGGATTGCCTGAAGATGTTCAGCAAATCATTCAGCAAGTAGGAGAAGAATTGACAGAGAGTAATGCGATCAGATCAGATGAATATATATCGGAAACATTTGAAAAGTTCACTGAAGACGGCATCGAAGTTTATGAATTGACTGAAGCGGATAAAGAAGCGTGGAATAACTACTTTGCCGAAATTGAAGCGGATTGGGTCGATAAAGTAAATAAACCTGAATTTCAAGAGACGTTAACCGCATTTAAGGAAATTTCAGAGAAGTATCGCTGA
- a CDS encoding YrhK family protein encodes MTNNNQQYEVKLGKHVVFFNKNYRYIFIINELVLGIIFIVGSVFFFFETLKTAGIILFIVGSAQLFIRPVLKILHATTLRKISQSSQEQEWSE; translated from the coding sequence ATGACAAACAACAACCAGCAGTATGAAGTTAAGCTGGGGAAGCACGTAGTTTTCTTCAACAAAAACTACCGTTATATTTTCATCATCAACGAATTAGTATTAGGGATTATATTTATAGTGGGCAGTGTGTTCTTCTTTTTTGAAACCTTAAAAACTGCCGGAATTATTCTATTCATTGTAGGCAGTGCGCAGCTCTTCATACGGCCGGTATTAAAAATACTTCATGCAACCACGCTGCGGAAAATTAGCCAGTCCAGTCAAGAGCAAGAATGGAGTGAGTAG
- a CDS encoding LytS/YhcK type 5TM receptor domain-containing protein, with amino-acid sequence MLDLMIIMLERVGMIVAVAFLLTRFRFFPNMIHQDVLDRRQELTAILFFGLFGIFGTYFGVALDMQTFHFENMSWQLETDEAIANSRVIGVVVAGLLGGYRLGIGAGLIAGIHRISLGGFTAVSCGISTIISGVLAGFFYKKGKHISPLTAFAIGAAAESLQMALILFISEPFEKAFALVQAIGLPMILANGMGAALFMLIAYNVISDQEKITALHAQKTLRIADQTLAYLRTGMRKDTAAAVCGILMDELQPGAVAMTDKTDILAFVGPGGNVMQGAIRTDMTRKVIQEGRLIVTDAVTHAHSEVPEFGGIVIAPLKTRGETIGTLKLFYPSRKAITGVTIELIAGLAELLSNQLEIAEADRAHQLAKEAEIQALQAQISPHFLFNSMNIIISLIRTNPDEARKLLSSLSFFLRQNLEGTTAKMVTLQQELAHVEAYLMIEEARFIDKLQIRIDADPNIMQVKIPPLTLQPIVENAITHGIKDLDENAVVHISIHDNGDTIHIMVKDNGKGINCERLAQLGRQQVLSEKGTGLGLYNVNRRLMMSFDEKSGLEIQSTPNEGTSISFQIPRR; translated from the coding sequence ATGCTCGATTTGATGATTATTATGCTGGAGCGGGTCGGGATGATTGTGGCAGTCGCTTTCCTGTTGACCCGTTTTCGTTTTTTTCCAAATATGATTCACCAGGACGTATTGGATCGCCGGCAGGAACTGACGGCGATTCTCTTTTTTGGTTTATTCGGTATTTTTGGGACCTATTTCGGCGTGGCACTTGACATGCAGACATTTCATTTTGAAAATATGTCGTGGCAGCTGGAGACCGATGAGGCGATTGCGAACTCGCGGGTAATCGGAGTTGTTGTCGCCGGTTTGCTTGGCGGCTATAGACTTGGGATTGGCGCCGGGCTGATTGCCGGCATTCATCGCATATCGCTTGGCGGATTTACGGCGGTTTCTTGCGGGATCTCAACAATTATTTCGGGTGTGCTGGCGGGTTTCTTCTATAAAAAGGGCAAGCATATCAGCCCGCTCACCGCATTTGCGATCGGCGCAGCTGCGGAGAGTCTGCAAATGGCGCTGATTTTATTCATCTCGGAGCCGTTTGAGAAAGCGTTTGCATTGGTCCAGGCGATCGGATTGCCAATGATTCTCGCCAACGGCATGGGTGCAGCACTTTTTATGCTGATTGCGTATAATGTCATCAGTGATCAAGAGAAAATCACAGCGCTGCATGCCCAAAAAACGTTGCGCATTGCGGATCAGACACTCGCATATTTACGGACAGGCATGCGGAAAGATACTGCTGCAGCTGTCTGCGGCATCTTGATGGACGAGCTGCAGCCGGGCGCTGTCGCGATGACAGATAAAACGGACATTTTGGCATTTGTTGGCCCTGGGGGAAATGTGATGCAAGGTGCCATCCGGACCGATATGACGCGAAAAGTGATTCAGGAAGGCCGGCTGATCGTTACGGATGCCGTAACCCATGCGCATTCGGAAGTGCCCGAGTTTGGCGGAATCGTCATTGCGCCGTTGAAGACGCGCGGCGAAACAATAGGGACGCTGAAATTATTTTATCCTTCACGCAAAGCAATTACAGGCGTGACAATTGAATTAATTGCGGGTCTTGCGGAATTATTAAGCAATCAGCTCGAAATCGCAGAGGCTGATCGTGCGCATCAACTCGCAAAAGAAGCGGAAATTCAAGCATTGCAGGCGCAGATCAGTCCGCACTTCCTGTTTAATTCGATGAATATTATTATCTCCTTAATTCGCACGAACCCTGATGAAGCGCGTAAACTGCTTTCGTCACTGTCATTCTTTCTGCGTCAGAACCTCGAAGGGACGACCGCTAAAATGGTGACGCTGCAGCAGGAACTTGCACATGTCGAAGCGTATTTAATGATCGAAGAAGCGCGCTTCATTGATAAATTACAGATTCGCATCGATGCGGACCCGAACATCATGCAGGTGAAAATTCCGCCCCTGACACTGCAGCCGATTGTCGAGAACGCAATCACGCATGGCATCAAAGATCTTGACGAAAACGCGGTCGTCCATATTTCGATACATGATAACGGTGACACCATTCATATTATGGTGAAAGACAACGGCAAAGGGATCAACTGCGAGCGCCTTGCGCAGCTTGGCCGGCAGCAGGTCCTATCTGAAAAAGGAACAGGACTCGGTCTGTATAATGTGAACCGGCGTCTTATGATGTCATTTGATGAAAAGTCAGGACTTGAAATACAGAGCACGCCGAATGAAGGAACGAGCATTTCATTCCAGATTCCAAGGAGGTGA
- a CDS encoding MOSC domain-containing protein codes for MEKAEILSLNVGKPKEKDFGKKSVTTGFFKKPIQQAVFLSSVNFTGDGQGDLVHHGGVHKAVCVYPFAHYAHWEKTLGRTLSYGAFGENLTITGLTEENVCIGDSFQLGEAIVQVSQPRQPCFKLGLVYERKDMPLLVQNTGYTGFYFRVLQEGMVSSTDMLFPLTRHVHGITVAEANRLMHHDKQDLDAIRRLLEVEELSPSWRKTFEKRAGGQEVDTSERISGEK; via the coding sequence ATGGAAAAAGCGGAGATTCTTTCGTTAAACGTTGGAAAACCGAAAGAAAAGGACTTTGGAAAGAAATCTGTTACGACAGGCTTTTTTAAAAAGCCGATTCAACAGGCAGTTTTTTTATCTTCTGTGAACTTCACCGGAGACGGCCAGGGAGATCTTGTTCATCATGGCGGTGTCCATAAAGCCGTTTGTGTGTATCCGTTTGCGCATTATGCACATTGGGAAAAAACGTTAGGAAGAACATTATCGTACGGCGCATTCGGAGAAAACCTCACAATCACAGGACTGACAGAGGAAAATGTCTGTATTGGTGACTCTTTTCAGCTCGGTGAAGCGATTGTTCAAGTGAGTCAGCCCCGTCAGCCTTGTTTCAAATTAGGGCTTGTCTATGAACGGAAGGATATGCCGCTCCTTGTACAAAACACGGGCTATACAGGCTTTTATTTCCGTGTGCTGCAAGAAGGTATGGTATCATCAACGGATATGTTATTTCCATTAACGCGTCACGTCCATGGCATTACAGTGGCGGAAGCGAACCGGCTGATGCATCATGATAAGCAAGACTTGGACGCTATTCGCCGTTTGCTGGAAGTGGAAGAACTGTCTCCAAGCTGGCGCAAAACTTTTGAAAAGCGGGCAGGGGGTCAAGAGGTCGATACGAGTGAACGGATTTCCGGAGAAAAATAA
- a CDS encoding squalene/phytoene synthase family protein has translation MKTDAKLQKEAMKVLKETSRTFYIPIKLLEPTVREAVASAYLCMRAIDEIEDHEQLDVNIVIDLLNNVSDILDHTIATGEPMHHALDKLFAPHREQLPEVTLRLADWVDFCPETARNKVLESTAIMGRGMAKWAGKNWVINTREELDDYTYYVAGLVGVMLADIWRWYDGTETDRDLAIGFGRGLQSVNILRNYKEDAVRDVNFFPNDWKLPEMFAYAEENLALADAYIEDIQTKTILNFCNIPLALAHSTLDALKEGREKMSRMEVVSVVNKAILK, from the coding sequence ATGAAAACCGATGCAAAACTACAAAAAGAAGCAATGAAAGTCCTTAAAGAGACAAGCCGTACGTTTTATATACCAATCAAACTGCTCGAACCAACTGTCAGAGAAGCGGTTGCGTCCGCATACTTGTGCATGCGCGCAATCGATGAAATCGAAGACCACGAGCAGCTGGACGTCAACATTGTCATCGACTTGCTCAATAACGTCAGCGACATTCTTGATCATACGATCGCAACAGGCGAACCGATGCATCATGCACTCGACAAATTATTCGCACCGCATCGCGAACAGCTGCCTGAAGTGACGCTGCGTCTTGCGGATTGGGTAGATTTCTGCCCGGAGACGGCGCGCAATAAAGTTCTTGAATCCACAGCGATCATGGGCAGAGGCATGGCGAAGTGGGCAGGGAAGAACTGGGTCATTAACACGCGTGAAGAACTGGATGATTATACGTACTATGTGGCGGGGCTCGTCGGCGTGATGCTTGCGGATATTTGGCGCTGGTATGACGGCACGGAAACAGACCGGGACCTGGCGATTGGCTTTGGCCGCGGACTGCAGTCAGTGAATATATTGCGCAATTATAAAGAAGATGCGGTGCGCGATGTGAATTTCTTCCCGAATGACTGGAAACTGCCGGAGATGTTCGCGTATGCAGAAGAGAATTTAGCGCTTGCGGACGCATATATTGAAGATATTCAGACGAAGACAATTTTGAACTTCTGTAATATTCCATTGGCACTTGCACATTCAACGCTGGATGCATTGAAAGAAGGGCGCGAGAAGATGTCCCGAATGGAAGTTGTATCGGTCGTTAACAAAGCGATTCTAAAATAA
- a CDS encoding LytTR family DNA-binding domain-containing protein encodes MPQIRALVVDDERYAREELIYLLEQCDGVKVIGEADSGEHAIVKVMQLQPDVVFLDIEMPKVDGMEVAKTLSALKKVPYIVFATAYPQFAAEAFRIHAIDYLLKPYDEDQLRQAVARVKEALQPPAVSASPKRIDRLPVETEGEIHYLPIRDILYVHREEKWTKIVMASREYETRMTLKELEQKLTPSSFFRIHKSFLVNLAHVSSLTPWFNGAYQLKIDQRTEKLSVSRNYVKELRQRLEG; translated from the coding sequence ATGCCGCAAATTCGTGCGCTGGTCGTGGATGATGAGCGCTACGCACGTGAAGAACTGATTTATTTGCTGGAACAATGTGACGGAGTGAAGGTGATCGGAGAAGCGGATTCGGGGGAGCATGCGATTGTTAAAGTGATGCAATTGCAGCCGGACGTCGTTTTTCTTGATATCGAGATGCCGAAAGTAGATGGCATGGAAGTGGCGAAGACGCTGAGCGCATTGAAGAAAGTGCCGTATATTGTGTTTGCGACCGCTTATCCTCAATTCGCTGCGGAAGCGTTCCGGATTCATGCGATCGATTATTTACTGAAGCCGTATGATGAAGATCAGCTTCGTCAGGCTGTTGCACGTGTTAAAGAAGCGCTTCAACCGCCGGCGGTCTCAGCCTCACCGAAGCGAATTGACCGTCTGCCCGTTGAGACGGAAGGTGAAATCCACTATTTGCCGATCCGCGACATTCTTTATGTGCACCGGGAAGAGAAATGGACGAAAATCGTCATGGCTTCACGGGAATACGAAACACGTATGACGTTAAAAGAGCTGGAACAGAAGCTGACTCCTTCATCTTTCTTCCGCATTCATAAAAGCTTCCTCGTGAACTTGGCCCATGTCAGCAGTTTGACTCCCTGGTTTAACGGTGCCTATCAGCTGAAAATTGATCAGCGGACCGAAAAATTATCCGTCAGCCGGAATTATGTAAAGGAATTACGTCAGCGTTTAGAAGGCTAA
- a CDS encoding catalase, with the protein MNKREILTTRQGHPVSDNQNIRTIGDRGPATLENYHFIEKISHFDREEIPERVVHARGSGAFGYFETYGKVGGEPVEKYTRAKVFSGAGKRTPLVARFSTVPGAKDSPETARDPRGFAVKMYTEDGNWDLVGNNLKIFFIRDAMKFPDMIHAFKADPASNVPHPQRMFDFVSRSPESIHMITFLFSPWGIPATYRHMQGSGVNTYKWVNDKGEAVLVKYHWEPKQGIRNLTQEDADAVQAKNVGHATQDLSEAIERKEYPEWELFVQLMEDGYHPELDFDPLDNTKLWPEEQFPWLPVGKMVLDRNPDDFHMDIEQAAFGTGVLVDGMDFSDDKMLQGRTFSYSDTQRHRIGTNYLQLPVNAPKKEVRTNQQRGQMDYRDRREAGENPHINYEPSMLGGLQEAARETRPPHRPAYNAAAMSAPIDRPNNYGQAGETFRRFEEWEREELIKNLSEALAACDVRIQEAMIEHFSKADEEYGRLVKAGIEEKMKELESSASQPDVPGREAGQSKFGQGTPDSSKAAADAADKGREADPY; encoded by the coding sequence ATGAATAAGCGGGAAATTCTAACAACACGCCAGGGGCATCCTGTATCAGACAATCAAAATATCCGAACGATTGGTGACCGGGGTCCCGCTACTCTTGAGAACTATCATTTTATCGAAAAAATATCACATTTCGATCGGGAAGAAATACCTGAACGGGTCGTTCATGCACGAGGTTCGGGGGCATTTGGCTATTTTGAAACCTACGGAAAAGTCGGCGGCGAGCCGGTTGAAAAATATACTCGCGCGAAAGTATTTTCTGGTGCCGGAAAAAGAACGCCGCTAGTCGCGCGATTCTCCACTGTACCAGGTGCTAAAGATTCGCCTGAAACAGCCCGGGACCCGCGTGGGTTTGCTGTAAAGATGTATACAGAAGACGGCAACTGGGATTTGGTCGGTAATAATCTGAAGATCTTTTTCATTCGTGATGCGATGAAATTTCCTGATATGATTCATGCGTTTAAAGCGGATCCTGCTTCCAATGTACCGCACCCGCAGCGCATGTTTGATTTTGTCTCCCGTTCGCCGGAATCTATTCATATGATCACGTTTTTATTCTCGCCGTGGGGAATTCCTGCCACCTACCGTCACATGCAAGGCTCCGGTGTGAATACTTACAAATGGGTCAATGACAAGGGCGAGGCAGTTCTGGTGAAGTATCATTGGGAGCCCAAGCAAGGTATCCGAAATTTAACACAGGAAGATGCTGACGCCGTGCAGGCGAAAAACGTCGGGCATGCGACGCAAGATTTGTCTGAAGCCATTGAACGTAAAGAATATCCTGAATGGGAACTGTTCGTGCAGCTTATGGAAGACGGATACCATCCGGAACTCGATTTTGATCCTCTTGATAATACGAAGCTCTGGCCGGAAGAACAGTTTCCCTGGCTGCCCGTAGGTAAGATGGTATTAGACCGCAATCCGGATGATTTTCATATGGATATTGAGCAAGCCGCTTTTGGAACTGGCGTGCTGGTGGATGGAATGGATTTTTCCGATGATAAGATGCTGCAAGGCCGTACATTCTCGTATTCCGATACGCAGCGGCATCGGATCGGCACAAATTACTTGCAGTTACCTGTAAATGCACCGAAAAAAGAGGTGCGGACAAACCAGCAGCGCGGTCAAATGGATTATCGGGATCGGCGCGAAGCAGGGGAGAATCCGCATATTAATTATGAGCCTTCTATGCTCGGCGGATTACAGGAAGCTGCTAGAGAAACGCGTCCCCCGCACAGACCAGCGTACAACGCAGCAGCGATGAGCGCGCCAATTGACCGGCCGAATAACTATGGGCAGGCAGGTGAAACATTCCGCCGTTTCGAAGAGTGGGAACGGGAGGAATTAATCAAAAATCTCTCAGAAGCACTCGCCGCATGCGATGTGCGGATTCAAGAGGCAATGATCGAACATTTCAGTAAAGCAGACGAAGAGTATGGCCGCCTAGTCAAAGCGGGTATTGAAGAGAAAATGAAAGAACTAGAAAGCTCTGCTTCACAGCCGGACGTCCCCGGCCGTGAAGCCGGCCAGTCAAAATTTGGGCAAGGCACGCCTGATTCTTCAAAAGCGGCAGCAGATGCAGCGGATAAAGGCCGTGAAGCAGATCCTTATTGA
- a CDS encoding carbon starvation protein A yields the protein MITFLFSIVLLIVGYFTYGKYIVKMFGVKEDRATPAYTSADGVDYVPMSTSKNSLIQLLNIAGVGPIFGPIMGALYGPVAFVWIVVGAIFAGAVHDYLTGMISIRNRGAHLPELAGKFLGKFMKHVVNAFALLLLVLVGTVFVSAPAGLLYNLMDGWMALGIIVALIFLYYILATLLPIDKVIGRFYPIFGALLVISAVGIGGMMVIKGVPIPELTFANLHPDNLPIFPLLFLTISCGALSGFHATQSPIISRTTQKESQGRKIFYGMMIAEAIIAMIWAAAGMALFNGVTLSELLAAGGPAVIVSEVSTVMLGAVGGTLAILGVIILPITSGDTAFRSARMIIADYIKYPQAKVTSRLLIAVPMFAVSIALTQIDFNILWRYFSWANQSTAVIALFVGAMYLFIAGKNYWVALIPGTFMLMATTTYILNAAIGFGLPMNVSYIGATIISIFLVALFFNAAVKARAAQIPLEEDITDWESPETV from the coding sequence ATGATTACATTTTTATTTTCGATCGTTTTATTAATCGTCGGATATTTCACGTACGGCAAGTACATCGTCAAAATGTTCGGCGTAAAAGAAGACCGTGCTACGCCAGCGTATACCAGCGCGGACGGTGTCGATTACGTGCCGATGAGCACAAGTAAGAACTCATTAATTCAATTACTTAATATTGCGGGTGTCGGACCGATTTTCGGACCAATCATGGGTGCGCTTTACGGGCCTGTCGCATTTGTCTGGATTGTCGTCGGTGCAATTTTTGCAGGCGCGGTGCATGATTATCTGACGGGGATGATTTCTATACGGAACCGCGGAGCGCACTTGCCTGAACTGGCAGGTAAATTTCTCGGCAAGTTCATGAAACATGTTGTGAATGCCTTCGCACTGTTACTGCTTGTGCTGGTCGGTACGGTATTCGTTTCGGCGCCGGCAGGCCTTCTGTACAATCTGATGGACGGCTGGATGGCATTGGGTATTATCGTTGCACTTATTTTCCTTTATTATATTTTGGCAACATTATTGCCGATCGATAAAGTGATTGGCCGTTTCTATCCGATCTTCGGTGCGCTGCTTGTAATCAGTGCAGTAGGTATCGGCGGTATGATGGTCATTAAAGGTGTTCCGATTCCTGAATTAACATTTGCAAATTTACATCCTGATAATTTGCCTATCTTCCCGTTATTGTTCTTGACGATTTCATGCGGAGCGCTGTCCGGCTTCCATGCGACGCAGTCTCCGATTATTTCCCGGACGACTCAAAAAGAAAGTCAGGGACGCAAGATTTTCTACGGTATGATGATTGCAGAAGCAATTATTGCTATGATCTGGGCAGCGGCCGGTATGGCATTGTTCAATGGTGTAACATTGAGTGAATTGCTGGCAGCTGGCGGACCTGCAGTAATTGTTAGCGAAGTTTCAACGGTTATGCTCGGCGCAGTCGGCGGTACTCTCGCTATTCTTGGCGTTATCATTCTGCCGATCACGTCTGGCGACACCGCGTTCCGCAGTGCACGGATGATCATCGCGGACTATATCAAGTATCCGCAGGCGAAAGTCACAAGCCGTTTGTTGATTGCGGTACCGATGTTTGCCGTCTCGATTGCATTGACGCAAATAGACTTCAATATTCTGTGGCGTTACTTCTCCTGGGCGAATCAGTCGACAGCCGTGATCGCATTGTTTGTAGGAGCAATGTATCTCTTCATTGCCGGCAAGAACTACTGGGTTGCACTCATACCCGGCACATTCATGCTGATGGCCACGACAACGTATATACTGAACGCAGCCATTGGATTTGGGTTGCCGATGAATGTCTCTTATATCGGTGCAACTATCATTTCCATCTTCTTGGTAGCCTTGTTCTTTAATGCGGCGGTGAAAGCACGGGCTGCACAAATTCCGCTTGAGGAAGATATTACAGACTGGGAATCTCCGGAAACGGTTTAA
- a CDS encoding enoyl-CoA hydratase/isomerase family protein: protein MNSPEQRNALSKTTLTEIKDALEKLQTDHDAGCIIFTGKGEKSFAAGADISQLKNRSPLDVLATGSMQDIYDYIEAYEKPTIAMINGYALGGGCELAMACDIRIASDNAKFGLPELNLGVIPGAGGTQRMARLIGKGRAIELILTGKMISAEEAEKIGLVSEAVPPDQLKEAVERTATQILSKGPVAVKLAKVVIHAGFDTDMKTGQLLEELAQAILFSTEDKNEGTSAFMEKRTPEFISK, encoded by the coding sequence ATTAACTCGCCAGAGCAGAGAAACGCATTAAGTAAAACAACCCTTACTGAAATAAAGGATGCGCTGGAGAAGCTGCAAACAGATCATGACGCAGGGTGTATAATTTTTACCGGCAAAGGAGAAAAATCATTTGCAGCCGGAGCAGATATTAGCCAACTAAAAAATCGTTCGCCATTGGACGTACTTGCAACCGGCAGTATGCAGGATATATACGATTATATTGAAGCATATGAAAAGCCGACAATCGCCATGATCAATGGATACGCACTGGGCGGAGGATGTGAGCTTGCTATGGCGTGCGACATTCGGATTGCATCTGACAATGCAAAATTTGGTCTTCCAGAATTGAATCTGGGTGTCATACCGGGGGCAGGCGGAACCCAGCGAATGGCCAGATTAATCGGGAAAGGAAGAGCCATTGAATTAATTTTAACCGGCAAAATGATTTCTGCAGAAGAAGCTGAGAAAATAGGGCTGGTTTCAGAGGCTGTCCCTCCTGATCAATTAAAGGAAGCTGTGGAGAGAACGGCAACCCAAATTTTGTCCAAAGGTCCAGTGGCTGTGAAACTCGCAAAAGTGGTTATTCATGCAGGTTTTGATACAGATATGAAAACGGGCCAATTACTAGAGGAATTGGCGCAAGCTATTCTTTTTTCAACGGAAGATAAAAATGAAGGAACTAGTGCTTTCATGGAGAAACGCACTCCTGAGTTTATATCAAAATAG